TCGGAAGCCACGTCCTGAACCTGAAAATCGACCTCGAGATCCTCGACAACGACAGCTTTCAAGTCATCGTCTTCGAATTCGAAGCGCGTCCTGAGGCTTTGGTGAGAGTCCAGAACACGTTGCAGAGCGTCTCCGAGGAGACTCCCCTTCAGAGGACCTAACAGACGATCCGACCAAGCGACGTGATGGGTCGCTTCCAGATTATAGGTTCGCTCCAGATAGTAGATCCCTTCCTGGGTCGAGGACGGGTTAAAAGAGCGGTGCTCCGTGATCGGATTCTCTCTGAGGCCCGGTGAGCCAGACTCCAAATGTTCCGGAAGCCCCTTGACCACGGTCACCACCGAATTATGCCGAGAACTCTGCAGTTTCCAACGAGCAAAAATTTGGGCAAACAGACGGCTGCCTTCCTTGGCTGAGAGGTACTGCAAACCGGTGGTCTCAACAATGTCTTTCACCCCACCACGAACGGCCATTCCTTCGTCCGCCCATGCCGTCCATTGAATGGAAAGGACAGGTACTTGGGGTTGCTGAAAACCGTCCAGCAAAGCGTTAGCAGCTGCGTAGTCGGCCTGTCCCGGTGTCCCAAAGTAAGCCGCGACAGACGAGAATTGCACGATACCTTGAAGCTTAGACAGGGATAGCGCCTGGACCAGCAATTCCAAACCCAGGTTCTTAGCCCGAAAAACCTCTCCCAGATCTCGGGGATCTCGTTCTAGAAAGGGGCACATGGAACCCAAACCTGCGGCGTGAAAAAGATAGTTAATTGGGCGATCGTGAAGCTGAGCTTTCCGGACGGCTTCAGGATCGGAAATATCACAGCACAAGTATTCGACTCTCTGCGAACTGTGTTGTTCTACCCAATCTGGGACTTCCGGCCGCCGACCAAGTAAAAGAAAACGCGATGGGCTGCTATCCAAGAGTTCTCTGACCACTCGGGATGCGATACCTCGACCGCCACCGCTGACCAAAATGAGATCCTCCGCCCCCAATTCGTAAGGCGGAGAGTAATCGTCCAGTTCTGCTGAATCTAAAGCCAGCAGCGTTTCAACTTGGGATTGCCCTGAGCCTTTCACCCAACGCCCGATTGCGAGTTCGCCCAACACCCTGTCCAGCAGCGCCGGTGGAACCTCGCCGACCTCCAAATGATGATAGGAAAACTGAAGCGAACGTACGTCTTTGTGCGCAGACCTCAAGAAAGCAGTGAGAGCCCGAAAACTCGCCAACAATTCATTTCGTTCTTCTCCATAGCTGACTACGGCAAAACGCGCTTCGCCGCCTTCCTTGGCCCGTGCTTGAATCGCTTTCATGATGCCAGGCAGGAGATTCTCTCTCAGCTCTTTGCTGCCCGGAAGACGTCCCAAGTACAAACGGTGTTGACTGTCTCCGTTGAGTCCACCGAGGGATCCTGTTTTGCTTGACCATTCTTGACGAGACCAAGACATATCCCAAGGCTCTGCCTGCTCGAATACCGGGCAATTCCGCAATTCAAAACAGCGGACGGGGACGTCGGCAGACTCAACAGGTCCGAGGGATTCGCTTGCTTGAAGAATCATCCGAATACTGTTGAGCCCGCGGAATCCCCGATGTTTCGGTGGGAGGACCGAGCCTCTCAGTTGGGAGATAATCGAAATGAGCTTCAGTGAGTCCAGGCCCAGCTCCGCATCGAATTCCACATCCAATCCCAAGCGAGACTTCGGGTAACCCGTGACGGCTGAGACCACGTTCCGCACCTGTTCTTCCGGGGATAGGCCGGCTACAGGAGTTTCTGGTTCGTTGTCCCACAACGAGTTGTTCCGGGGACGGCAACGGGTCAACGGGGGACGCTGAAAAGAGAGAGGCTCCCGTAGTCTCCGCTGCAAATCGGTAACATTCTGCAAAAGCCCCCGGTCGCCTTCATCGAGGGAGAGCACCTGAAATGGCTTGCCCGCAAGAATGTCCTTGATCAAAGCGCCAAGGACACGTCTGGGACCTACCTCCACGAAACGACGTATCCCTGCTTCGTAGGCCAGTTCTATTTGAGAAACAAAATCTACGGGCGCTGCGACTTGGGAAGCCAGCAGAGATGCGACGCGCTGGTGAGCCTCTGGATTGAGTTGCTCTCCAGTTCGAGAATGGGGATAAAAAGTACGTTCCGAATTGGCGGGAATAGGAACTCGCGGACACTTCAACGCTAATCCCAAGAGATGAGCTCTCATGGGCTCGACAGCGTGGCTGACATAACTCGAGTGAAAGCCTCGGTCTACCATCAGATGAGCGGTACCCAGTCCGACCTTCTTGGCCAAGTCAGCGGCTTCTTTTAAATTCTCGGGTTTTCCCGCAACCACTAACTGGGAATAGGAATTAATGTTGGCGATCTCAAGTTTGGGGTCCATTCCGTGAACCAAATCCAGGGCTCTTTCTGCGTTACCTAACAGACATAAAAGGGAGCTTTCTGGGCCGTTTCCTTGACTCATGATTCGCCCCCGGACCGTCACAGCTTTGACCGCCTCCTCAAACGTGATCGCACCGGTTGCGTAGAGCGCCGTGTACTCGCCCAAGGAATGGCCCAAAGCAAGGTCACAATCAATCCCAGTTTGCGACCTGAGTGTCTGCAAGAGGGCTGCGGAAACACAGAACAGAGCCGGTTGAGCCAGAACCGTATTCCGCAGCGCGGCGTCCTGCGCAGGGCCTTGGGTGGAAGGATAGAGGGCCTCCAGAAGACTTAATCCCGTCTCTTGTTGAACGATCGATTCGGCCGCCTCGAAAAGGGGACGAACTTCCGCTGTATCATACAGCTCAGACAACATGCCAGGGTACTGAGAACCTTGACCAGGAAAAAGAAAGGCGATCTCCCCGGAAAGTGAAGGCAAACTCCCAAACAAATAGTTCTCAGGCTGCACCAAGGCCGTACGGGCCCCGGATGGAGGTGTGGACAAGACCAAGGCAAAATTGGTACCGCCAAAGCCGAAGCCACTCACAGCAGTCTGGACCACCTCTTCTTTCACGGACGTAGGTCGCTGGACGACAGTCAAACGTTGTTCTGCTTTGAGAAGGCCAGTGCCGGGCTCCTCAAAGTTCGTTTGAGGTGGCAGGAGTCCACAGTTGATGGGAATGAGGGCGTTGAACAGTCCAGCCATGCCGGCTGCCGTCCGAAGGTGCCCAACGGAGGCTTTGGCCGAACCCAAGCTTAACGGCTGTTCTGGCTGTCGTTGAAAAAATTGGTCCAGAGAGGCAAGTTCCGTAGGGTCTCCGATCGATGTCCCGGTTCCGTGGCACTCCACGTAAAGCGTGTCGCTGGGCTTGAAGCTACCTTGAACGTAAGCCCTCTGCAGAGCCCGTAGTTGACCAGAAGTTTGAGGTGCGGTGATTCCTGCACCGGCTCCGTCGGAGGAACTGCCAACGTTATTGAGCACTGCATAAATCGTGTCGTCATTACGCAAGGCATCGTGAAGTCTTTTGAGGATGACGATCCCACAACCCTCACCCAGGACAAATCCATCAGCCCGTTCTTCGAAAGGAAAGGAGCCCAGCTCGGCCAAAGCCGTCACCTTGCTGAAGAGAACGAAAGCATCGGCGGTCATCCAAGTATCCACCCCACCACTGACAACCAGGTCACACTCCCCGGTTCGTAGCGAGTTCACCCCGCAGTCGATGGCCGCGAGGGATGATGCACAGGCAGCGTCGATTGTGATGTTGGGACCATGGAGGTCGAAGGCCCAAGCGATCCGTCCGGCTACAAGGTGAGTGGAGCGTCCGGGAAGGCTGTCTGGAGTTAGCGCGTAATCCGGAAATTTTTCCAAGTAACGTTGAAAGAGCCCCTCTAAATCATTTTTTTCGCCGTCTTCTGTTAAGCCGCGAAGCCGGTGGAAAATCCGTCGAGTCCCAAAAGACTCACATTGAGCCTCAGCAACATCGCAGCCTGCAGTAGCGGCTACAAAGACCCCGGCTTTCTCGCGGTCAAAGTCACTGCAAAGCAGCCCGGCGTCATCAAGCGCATCACGCGTACAGAGGAGCGAGAGGAGCTGGGGGTAGCTCATCGTCTTCAGGGTCGCGGGAGGAATCGCTAGGAAATCGTAGTCCTCCTGGAACTCCTCAAGCAGAGCTGCCAGCTTGGAATAACTGGACACCTCTCGGTCTCGATTCTCGGAATAAAAAAGTTCTTGCTCCCACAACCAATCGGGAATTTCTCGGATAAAACATCGTTTTTTAAGAATATTGTGGAAGTAGCCCTTGAGAGTGCGACTCCCGGGCATTCGCAAACCGACTCCCACGATGGCGATGGGAACACTGGGGCCAAATTGCTTTTGATCGGGCAGTGAAGAAGAGTAACGCAACTGTCTTTAACCTAGCAAATAACAATTACAGAAGGATCATTGCTAGGAGCCATAGAATGAAAAATCGTCCAGCAACCCTGTACTATCCTAATTACCAAATCCGAAGACTTCAAAACCTCACTCGCACAAATTCCTGTATAGATTGATGAACCGAAGAAGGCCGCATTAAGCTCTATAAAGCTTAATGACGGACTGTTAGGAATTTTGGTCACACACCGTACTCGCAGGACGAATCGATCGAGCTCCCCGAAGAAGCGCATCCAAATCGAGGTGCAAGTCATCCACGTCAGCCAGTGCCCTCAGTGTTGAAGCCTGCCATCCAGCCACCATGATTCAAGATTTCCGCGATGATGCCGTCCGAAGGCCGTTCCAGGAACGCACACCCTTCATCTGACCGCCAAACGGTTGAAAAGAGAATCGGTCCACCTCATGCCTTCGCATCCTGGCCCCCACAAGAGATTAAGATGGATAATCATAACAAGGTCTCGCGTCGAACGTTTTTGATCCCCCGGGGTCGCTTCAGCAACTGCAAAACTGGCGGCAGCATGAAAAATAATGGGCGTGCAACGGATCGTGCGGCATTAGATGGGTTGTTGCGACGATTGATAAAAGGATGTGCAATGCGATCTCGGGTTCGAATTTTTATTTTTGTCTTCACTGCGACGAGCAGTTTTGCGGTAGCTCATTCCCGCCCCGCGGATGACAAGCCCAACGTCGTCATCTTCATTTCCGACGACCAAGGCTACGGCGACATGGGCATCCATGGCAACAATTTCATTCATACGCCTCGCCTCGACCGGATGGCGCGCGACGGCGCGCGGCTCGACCGCTTCTACGTGTCGCCCGTTTGCGCGCCGACCCGCGCCAGCCTGATGACCGGCCGTTATCACCTGCGCACGCGTGTCTCGTCCACAAGCCTCGGCCACGAGGTGATGAATACCGAAGAGGTCACCCTTGCCGAAGTTCTGCGCGGCAACGGTTACGTCACGGGCGCCTTCGGGAAGTGGCACAACGGTCACCACCCGCCGTACCACCCCAACGGCCAGGGCTTCGACCACTACCTGGGCGTTTGCCAGGGCCACTGGAACAACTACTTTAACCTGCTGATGGAACGCAACGGTCAGCCCTACCCCACGCACGGATACACGTCCGACGTGCTGACCGATCACGCCATGGAGTTCATCAAAACTAACCGCGACAAGCCGTTCTTTTGCTACGTGCCTTACAACGTGCCGCACACGCCTTTTCAGGTGCCCGACAAGTACTATGACAAGTACGCCGCAGCGGGTTTGAATGCGAGCGACGCGAGCGCGTACGGCATGTGCGAAAATATGGACCTCAACGTTGGGCGCGTGCTCGATCAGCTCGACGCGCTGGGTATCGCGAAAAACACAATCGTGATCTACATGTCCGACAATGGCCCGAACTCAGGAAAAAAAACGCCGCGTTTCAACGCGAACATGAAAGGTCGCAAGGGCTCGGTGCACGAAGGAGGCGTCCGTGTGCCGTTTTTCATCCGCTGGCCCGGGCAGATCGCGTCGGGACAAGTCATCGATACGATCGCGTCGCACATCGATGTGCTTCCGTCTCTCGTCGAGCTGACGGGAACAAAAATGGGAAAGACCCTGCCGCAAGACGGCGTGAGTCTCGTGCCACTGATCAACAACAACAATCAAGAACCGGCGGGATGGCCGCAGCGCATGATCTTCTCGTCGCAGACGTCACCTGGCCACCAATGGCCAGTTCCATCGCTTCATGAGGATTTGGCGAAAACAAAGATTTCGGTGCGCACACCGAGATACCGCGCCGTGACAGAACGCAAGGACGCTGACGGGAAAGCCATCTGGCAGCTGTACGACATGCAGGATGACCCAAGCCAGAAAAACGACATTGCCAAGAAGAACCCGCGTGTACTCGCCGACCTTACCGCCGCTTCCGACGCTTGGTTCGCCGACGTAACTCGTAACGGTTACGGCTTACTGCCCGCGCCCATCGGCGGCGTGGCCCACCCGATTATCAACGGCTATGAAACCGTGCTGCTCAACGCGCAAGACGCACAACTCGAATCGCGCAGCCTGACAACGGCGTGGGTCCACAGGCTCGGCAACAACGGTTGGATCGATAATTGGACGACGATGGACTTCACCCCATGGTGGCAAATTGACGTGCGCGAGTCTGGCAAGTGGGACGTGACGATCCACTACAACGCGGCTGCGGACGCCGTCGGCACGAGGCTGCGCGTTAGCGCTGGCGATCAAGCGATCGAAGCAATCATCACGCAAGCATTGGTCTCTGATCCGCTGCCACGCCCGAATCGCACACCCATGCGACACTACATCGACAAAAACTGGGCGACGCTCAGGGTGGGTCAGCTGAAATTTGAGATGGGCGCCGAGCGGTTGCGCGTCGAAGTGATCAGCCAAACTGGCAAGCTGGTGATGCAGCTCAAAGACATTGTGCTGACCCGGCCGCACTAACGGTGTTTGGTGGTGAGGTTCAATCGAGAAACCGGAGACACTGCTGCGCAGGAAAGGCGAGTGTGCTTCAAAGGCTACGCGATCGGGCAGATGGAAAAGGTCAGGCGATCCATTGCGATGGGGCCGATTCTAGGCGAGAGTTTTTCAGATTGTTTAATAAACCAAACTGATCTTCATCTGACTGGGATTTTGTTTCGTTCATAGCGGATGGCAGGATCGCGGAGCGGATTGTTTTGTTTCGGCGAACGTCGATCTTTATTTAGCTGGATGACTGTTGGATCCGACTTGCAAATAATGCGATGCCCAGTTTAAATGTTGGACCTCAACCAGCCATTCTACAGTCGACGGAAAAATCATTTGATTAATCTTCTCATCACCAGAGATGGAGACGGGTCCATCGGTTCACTTTTGGCCGTTGGATTAACGGGGTCGAAAGAGCCAGATTCATTTCCCGGGCGAAGAAACGACCAACTTGGTTGTAACGCCCCCCTTTGTCGAATGATAAAAATCGCTTTGCCGTTGATGGTCCTGTGATTGAGAGCCGAGTCGAAAATCGAAAAGAAGGGTGAAAATGCCGAAGTCGCGATTTACGCCTTCTAGGAGAAGAAACCAATGATTTTCATCAAGTCGAGGTCCTGAAGACATGAGAATCCATCGAGTTGATCTCATTGTTTTTCCGGTGATACTTCTGACCGGCATCCTGCTCGGTTCGGTGCAGGTCGCCTCCATGCCCGGCGTCCCTTCCCACGGCCGGTATCACGCCAGTGATATGGACGATCTCCAGGAGCAGCTCCTCGGACACTCCGTGTTGCCGAAGCCCTGGTCCGCGGCCTCCGATCACCCCGGATGGCTCGCGATCTGCGGCCTGTACCAGAGGGTATCCACCGCGACCGGACTTCAGGGGATGAGGCTCTGGAATCGCTTGACGCCAGTGTTTCTAGGGCTTAACCTCTGCCTCTTTCTGGGCTTGACCCGCCAGCTCCGCTTCAATCGTCTGCAAGCCCTGGCCCTGACCGCGGTACTGCTCGCGTCCGGTGCCACCATCACCTGGAGCGTGGTTCTGGAAACCCATGTACTCGCCCTCACCAGCCTTCTTCTCCCTGCCCTGATCCTCACCAATCGACGATTGACGTCGCGACTCTGGAGCCGGCCTAACCCGGCGGATGTTGCGACCTACGGCGTAGCCATCGCCATCGCAACATCGATCACCATCACCAACATGATGCTCGCGATTCTGGCGGTGATTCCAGTCAACTTCCTCCGACATCCAAGCCCCGCTCGTCTCGTGACCCGAACGATTCGACGACTCCCCACCCTGATATCGGCGAGTCTGGTCGGCGTCGGAATCCTGGCATTCGTTCATCTCATAAGCTGGTATATGCACCAGGATCGGAATATGCCGCAGTTCCTTGAGGTGCTGGGGGAACGCCGCCTGCTTCAAAGCATGAGAGGTTCCTGGTGGGACTCCATCCTGTCACTGGCTTGGATCGCACCACCAATAGACGCCTACAGCGGTAGACCTGAGTACCTCCAGATGCTGTCGCTCGAACGCAACTGGTCGACTGCCCCTGCGTACCTCTCGGGCCTCGCCGTGTTGTTCCTGACGATCTGCTCGTTCCGCGTCGTATCCGCACGCACGATGTTCATACCGGCTTTCGTGCTCTTCGGTGTCGTTCTGCATTCCGTCTACGGACTCGGCGAATCATTTCTCTTCGCAGCAAATTATACGTGGGCGAGTGTAATCTCCGTCGGCCTCCTCGGCCGCGCCGTGATGCCTCGTCAACTCGGGTGGATCGCCTTTTCCGTCGCCCTGATCATGCTGATCGTGAATCTCCTGATCTGGAAACACGGCCTCGACTGGATCATCGAAAACAACTACCTCCTGCCGCCCGCCCACTGATTGTTGCAGAATCGTCCCAAGATGTTCTTCGAGATCATTAGCCGCATGGGGAGCCAGTGCTTCGGCGAGCACTGACAGGAATTTTGATTTCGAGCCATACCCGCAGGGCGAATCGATCCAGCTACCCGAATAGGAGGCATCACAGCGGAGGGCAAACTTTGGATCTGCTTACTTCAAACAACCTGACTAGCTGAACAACTTGGAATAGTGCCTGTACCAATCACTTTGAAATCGCTCCTTTGGATCGTACTTGAGTTTCAACTTCAGGAATTCAGAAAATTGCGGATAGCAGGTTTCCACCTGTTGGCGAGTTGCCCATCGATGGTAAGTCAGATAGAAACATCCGTCATACTCGATCACTCGGTCGATTATTCGGCGAAAGTCTTCCTGGGCCTTGCAGATTCCCTCGCACGTATGGGGCACATGTAAGTTGCAAACAATACAGATACAGCGTTCCCTCGCCCAAGCGAGAAAACTCTCCGTATCTGGCTCGATGAACCGGATCGTTCCGTAAGTCATATCCACCTTATGTTGGACAAAGTCTTGCCGAACAGACTTCATAAACGGAATGAAGTTTTCCTTGGTAACATAGACCTCCGTGATCATTTCTGTCTCGTTGGCGTTTGCAACCGCTTCGATGTAACCCTCGATCACGTTAGAGAGTTGATGGGAATCGGACCAGTAGACCTGACCGGAGGTTCCCAGATAATACTGTTCGTACTTGCTGAACGCCTGCTCTTTATCCGTGCGAACCATCCGATACATCGCAGCCCAATCGGAACCGGACATGTGTTTCGAGTTTTCAGGTACCGGGATCTCTTCATCGACGGGCTTGTAACAGGAAAAGACGCCCGGATGAAACTCTTCGTCGCCCCCAAGGTTGACCGAATATTGACAATCACCATAGAGAAACCCGTCTTCAATCGCCGCTTCGACGTTGGGTAACAGATTTTTGACGGCGATTACCTCCACCCTACGCTTTACAACCTGTCGCGGAACGAGTCTCAGCGTCACCTGCGTAACAATGCCGAACAGACCATATCCGCCAATAGCCAACGAAAACAGTTCCCGGTTTTCCTGTCGGCTGCATCCGAGCTTTTGACTGGCATGATTAACAAGAGTGAAGGATTCGATATCGCTTATCAACGGTGGAAATATCAAGCCTCGACCATGGATATTGGTCGACAATGAACCTCCAATCGAGACGTTATCGACGCCCGTCTGTTTCTGTCGAACGGCCCAAGTTTTCGAACTGCCGGCCTGTTCCCCGTGCAGGTAGTCAATCAACTCCGGCCACATCAATCCGCTTTCCACGGTGAGTAATCCGTTTTCGCGATCAAAATGGACAACCGCCTTAAATTCGCTCATGTCGAGCAGGATCGTTCCCGTTCCGAATTGTTGTCCGCCCATTGAATGCCGGCCACCCGCTATCGATATCGCCAGATCGAGTTCCTCGGCCATTTTGAGGGCCTGCAGGATGTCGGACTCTGATTCAGGAACGATCACCGAATGAACCTGTGTCGAGTTCAGCTGTGATTGAATGTCGTTAACTTCTTCCATGACTGGCACCTCATTGCTTTCAATTTCCCGAATTTGGGTGGACCACCAACGCAATGTTCTCACCGATTGCCAAGGTGGCTTGGCGATTTTTTTCAGTCAACCATTCCAACCGCAAGTCCTGGTGTGTTTTGTGTTCAAGTAACTGAAACCCTGATTTTGCCAGGAATGCAGGCAACTCAGAGCTCTTGATTCCCCAGGTAAAACGCTCGTGCTGAAATGCCAGCCACAGCGATGTTGCGAGCCGTTCGTTCTGAAAACTGAAATTCTGAGGTTTCAGCTCCTCCATGTAGGTGAAAATAAATTTTGAACCCAATGCTTGCGCTGCGATGCACTGCAACATTTCCCGAACACGTGCTTCGCTCAAGTACATTGCCAGGCCTTCGGCAATAAAGAGCGTTGATATTTTGGGATCGTATTCCGGACAACCAGCGAGCGCGGAGGCTAGGGTTTGACAGGACAGGTCAACGGCGAAGAAATGACACTTTCCCGAGGCGAGCTGAAAACGTTCGATCGCAGCCGTCTTGACGATCTGCGTAGCGGGATGATCCAGTTCGATGATCGACAGCCAGGGCATCTCGGCCGACAGACGAAGACTTAGTGTGTCGAAACCGGATCCGATGATAACGATTTGATGGATCCCCCCCGAAACGGCCGATCGTACAAGCGACTCAATACACCGCTTACGTAGCACCTGATGCAAGTAGATACCGGGTACCGAACCAGCCTGGAGTACCTGGCATTGTTTCAGCAGCATAGCGCGTCGCAATCTCGCACTGCCCCAAAAACGTTGGGAATTAATGTGCATGGTCATGGCCGCCGTATAACGACTTAATGTCTCTGGTACTTCGATCGACAAGGCAGGTTGTTGGGAAACCCAGTAGATCCCGTTGGACACAAATTTGGCAGTTCGACTGGCCTGATCTTGCTTCATGATTGCAAACCGAAACGCCGGCTGAGGGGTAGTAAAGTTGGGTCGCTAAAAATTGTCATCGTAGTAGCTGAAAATCGAATTTCGCTCGCTAAGTTGGGTGGCTCAACCCTCCAAACATGATCGCCTGCAAGAATCATCGAATGGCGTGTCGCCGGCATTGCTTCAGCAGCCGATCACTGCGTGGTAGGGGGTTTGCCCACCCGTTGCGATGAAATGTCGAGATTCGCCAAAATCATTTGTGCAGACGAATTTACGCTTTCGATAGGCGACTAACCACCGGAAAAAGAAAAAAAGCCGAGGAACTTTCGGGCAGGCTGTGATTGCGTGTTGAGCAATTCGACGACCGTGGTAAGCGGAATATTCCGCGTTTTCGACCGCATCCGCGGTAAGCGGGGACGGCAGCACTCAATAATGTCGCGGGGACCAGTTTGTCTGTGGCAGCGCAAACTGTTGTCGAAGCCGGAAACGGTCATCACCGAAGTAACATTGAACCACCATCTACGCGAAGCAGCTCAGCTTCGGTCAACTCAAGAAGTCTGAGACGCGGCTGATCAACGTATTTCATCGCCGACTCTAATCATCGATTGGAGGCGATTATTAGCGCGTTCGCTCAGTAATCGATTGATTATCTCAATCATTTTATCAACGTTTGGATGTTCCAAGATACTGACATGATCTCCAGGTACGGCATGAATTCCTAGCTGGTCAACAAAGCGATTCCAGCCCCGATCTGGAGGCAATCCATGTAGCAATCCTTGTGTCTTCGCGATAATCAGATCTACCCGACCAGCATAGGATTCGGGTTGGTAATCTCGACAGGCAGCATAAACAATTCGCATCAACTCACGATTCTGCACGGGTAAGATTGTTTCATCCCAGATATCGGAAAACTCCACCGAGGCAGATGCGGGCGAACTAATTTGACGCCAACTTCTTCGAGTAAACCGAAGCGCCCGATCGAAAAATGACGAATCGGAAAAGCGTTTCCATTCTTCCAGACACCAAGACGGGAAATTGGCGGCGATTCGATATCTTTTTCTCAATCGCCCCGCAAAATCGATTTTCTGCCCACGCGTCCCTGGACCAATATCGATCACCACGAGTAGATCAATTTGAGCGCCCCGTGCGGCAAGAACGCTGGCAACCTCATACGCCATCATCCCGCCATAAGAAAAACCCATGAGTGCATAGCTCCCGGTGGGCTGATAGGCCTGCAACGTATCGGCAAGAATGACTGCCGTATGGCGGAAGTCCCGAAAGTGATCAATGAACTCTGCTTCCAAACAGGGCTGAACGCCAAAACTCGGACAGTCGATTGACT
The nucleotide sequence above comes from Pirellulaceae bacterium. Encoded proteins:
- a CDS encoding FAD-binding oxidoreductase — its product is MEEVNDIQSQLNSTQVHSVIVPESESDILQALKMAEELDLAISIAGGRHSMGGQQFGTGTILLDMSEFKAVVHFDRENGLLTVESGLMWPELIDYLHGEQAGSSKTWAVRQKQTGVDNVSIGGSLSTNIHGRGLIFPPLISDIESFTLVNHASQKLGCSRQENRELFSLAIGGYGLFGIVTQVTLRLVPRQVVKRRVEVIAVKNLLPNVEAAIEDGFLYGDCQYSVNLGGDEEFHPGVFSCYKPVDEEIPVPENSKHMSGSDWAAMYRMVRTDKEQAFSKYEQYYLGTSGQVYWSDSHQLSNVIEGYIEAVANANETEMITEVYVTKENFIPFMKSVRQDFVQHKVDMTYGTIRFIEPDTESFLAWARERCICIVCNLHVPHTCEGICKAQEDFRRIIDRVIEYDGCFYLTYHRWATRQQVETCYPQFSEFLKLKLKYDPKERFQSDWYRHYSKLFS
- a CDS encoding SAM-dependent methyltransferase; this encodes MKQDQASRTAKFVSNGIYWVSQQPALSIEVPETLSRYTAAMTMHINSQRFWGSARLRRAMLLKQCQVLQAGSVPGIYLHQVLRKRCIESLVRSAVSGGIHQIVIIGSGFDTLSLRLSAEMPWLSIIELDHPATQIVKTAAIERFQLASGKCHFFAVDLSCQTLASALAGCPEYDPKISTLFIAEGLAMYLSEARVREMLQCIAAQALGSKFIFTYMEELKPQNFSFQNERLATSLWLAFQHERFTWGIKSSELPAFLAKSGFQLLEHKTHQDLRLEWLTEKNRQATLAIGENIALVVHPNSGN